In Vigna unguiculata cultivar IT97K-499-35 chromosome 3, ASM411807v1, whole genome shotgun sequence, a single genomic region encodes these proteins:
- the LOC114178058 gene encoding coiled-coil domain-containing protein 97, with amino-acid sequence MEQKNETTRTLSEEAKERISERLSCLENLYFPRALESTVSLPSQRKAIFHDLLSRDVALFLERYGSQLTCNELTEFDSMKDDYEINWHMKRLRSIMSPSEEELKMRSVTVKNRRRAYLDRLVCGGHYFSEDAMREREPYLHHEYVGKFQDQSSRNMARPGERWSETLMRRCEEAALVAKIRGEQQRMGVPERDWVGNERFQEEGEEEEEEEEEEEEEVDEERVGGSNGQLAERHLNGADVNNDTLSNPGRVNLEASISAEELEDRMDQFTYIMQQKFLLGEDQEHLDYSKIDNDETLDDHWQREANIDAEERYFADD; translated from the exons ATGGAGCAGAAGAATGAGACGACGAGGACGTTGAGTGAGGAAGCGAAAGAGAGAATTTCAGAAAGATTGTCATGTTTGGAGAACCTGTACTTTCCGCGCGCGCTCGAATCCACTGTCTCTCTCCCTTCTCAACGCAAGGCCATTTTCCACGATCTTCTCTCAAGAGACGTTGCTCTTTTCTTAG AACGATACGGTTCCCAGCTTACGTGCAATGAACTTACTGAATTTGACTCGATGAAAGACGATTATGAGATTAATTGGCACATGAAGCGGTTGCGGAGCATTATGAGCCCGTCGGAGGAGGAGTTGAAGATGAGGTCGGTGACGGTGAAGAACCGGAGGCGGGCTTATTTGGATAGATTGGTGTGCGGTGGGCACTACTTCTCTGAGGATGCCATGAGGGAGAGAGAACCGTATCTGCATCATGAGTATGTGGGCAAGTTTCAGGACCAGAGCAGCAGAAACATGGCAAGGCCGGGGGAGCGGTGGTCGGAGACTCTGATGAGGAGGTGTGAGGAAGCGGCGCTGGTTGCAAAAATTAGAGGGGAGCAGCAGAGGATGGGTGTGCCGGAAAGAGACTGGGTTGGTAATGAGAGATTTCAAGAGGAgggggaggaggaggaggaagaagaggaggaggaggaggaggaagtgGATGAAGAGAGAGTAGGTGGTAGCAATGGACAGCTTGCAGAG AGACACCTTAATGGGGCTGATGTAAATAATGATACCCTATCCAATCCGGGCAGAGTTAATTTGGAAGCAAGTATATCTGCAGAAGAACTAGAGGACAGGATGGATCAATTCACCTACATTATGCAGCAGAAGTTTCTTTTAGGGGAAGATCAGGAGCATCTTGATTACTCTAAAATAGATAATGATGAGACCCTTGACGATCATTGGCAGAGGGAGGCCAATATTGATGCAGAGGAGAGATATTTTGCCGATGACTAA
- the LOC114179744 gene encoding putative casein kinase II subunit beta-4 isoform X2, translated as MNDYKGREGESVVVRKRIKDKTQHQQQQQQQQHHRQPSPSTARPHQLHRRSVSLPNNQHEESETDIEGSDVSVSEGDDSSWISWFCNLKGNEFLCEVDDDFVQDDFNLCGLSSQVPYYDYALDLILDVEPSHEMFTEEQNELIESAAEMLYGLIHARYILTSKGMAAMLHKFKNMDFGRCPRVYCSGQPCLPVGQSDIPRSSNVKIFCPKCEDTYYPKSKYQGNMDGAYFGATFPHLFLMTYGNLKPQKPAQNYVPRVFGFKVHKT; from the exons ATGAATGATTACAAAGGAAGAGAAGGAGAAAGTGTTGTTGTTCGGAAGCGAATCAAGGATAAGACGCAGCACcaacaacaacagcaacaacaacaacatcaccGACAACCCAGTCCTTCCACTGCAAGGCCACACCAGCTTCACCGTCGCTCCGTCTCCCTCCCTAACAATCAACACg AGGAATCTGAAACAGATATCGAAGGATCTGATGTTAGTGTCTCAGAAGGGGATGACTCATCTTGGATCTCATGGTTTTGCAATTTGAAAGGAAATGAATTCTTGTGTGAAGTTGATGATGATTTTGTACAAGACGATTTCAACCTCTGTGGATTAAGTAGTCAAGTGCCTTACTATGATTATGCATTGGATTTAATTTTGGACGTTGAGCCTTCCCACG AAATGTTCACAGAGGAACAAAATGAGTTGATTGAATCTGCAGCGGAGATGCTTTATGGTCTGATTCATGCCCGGTACATTTTGACGAGCAAAGGAATGGCTGCAATG CTTCACAAGTTCAAAAACATGGACTTTGGCAGATGTCCAAGAGTTTACTGCTCTGGACAACCCTGCCTTCCAGTAGGGCAGTCAGATATTCCTAGGTCaagtaatgtaaaaatattttgccCCAAATGTGAAGACACTTACTACCCAAAGTCCAAGTACCAAGGTA ACATGGATGGAGCTTATTTTGGAGCTACATTCCCTCACCTGTTTCTGATGACTTACGGGAATCTGAAGCCACAAAAGCCAGCACAGAACTATGTGCCAagagtttttggtttcaaagtTCACAAGACCTGA
- the LOC114179744 gene encoding putative casein kinase II subunit beta-4 isoform X1, with the protein MNDYKGREGESVVVRKRIKDKTQHQQQQQQQQHHRQPSPSTARPHQLHRRSVSLPNNQHEESETDIEGSDVSVSEGDDSSWISWFCNLKGNEFLCEVDDDFVQDDFNLCGLSSQVPYYDYALDLILDVEPSHAEMFTEEQNELIESAAEMLYGLIHARYILTSKGMAAMLHKFKNMDFGRCPRVYCSGQPCLPVGQSDIPRSSNVKIFCPKCEDTYYPKSKYQGNMDGAYFGATFPHLFLMTYGNLKPQKPAQNYVPRVFGFKVHKT; encoded by the exons ATGAATGATTACAAAGGAAGAGAAGGAGAAAGTGTTGTTGTTCGGAAGCGAATCAAGGATAAGACGCAGCACcaacaacaacagcaacaacaacaacatcaccGACAACCCAGTCCTTCCACTGCAAGGCCACACCAGCTTCACCGTCGCTCCGTCTCCCTCCCTAACAATCAACACg AGGAATCTGAAACAGATATCGAAGGATCTGATGTTAGTGTCTCAGAAGGGGATGACTCATCTTGGATCTCATGGTTTTGCAATTTGAAAGGAAATGAATTCTTGTGTGAAGTTGATGATGATTTTGTACAAGACGATTTCAACCTCTGTGGATTAAGTAGTCAAGTGCCTTACTATGATTATGCATTGGATTTAATTTTGGACGTTGAGCCTTCCCACG CAGAAATGTTCACAGAGGAACAAAATGAGTTGATTGAATCTGCAGCGGAGATGCTTTATGGTCTGATTCATGCCCGGTACATTTTGACGAGCAAAGGAATGGCTGCAATG CTTCACAAGTTCAAAAACATGGACTTTGGCAGATGTCCAAGAGTTTACTGCTCTGGACAACCCTGCCTTCCAGTAGGGCAGTCAGATATTCCTAGGTCaagtaatgtaaaaatattttgccCCAAATGTGAAGACACTTACTACCCAAAGTCCAAGTACCAAGGTA ACATGGATGGAGCTTATTTTGGAGCTACATTCCCTCACCTGTTTCTGATGACTTACGGGAATCTGAAGCCACAAAAGCCAGCACAGAACTATGTGCCAagagtttttggtttcaaagtTCACAAGACCTGA